From a region of the Hypanus sabinus isolate sHypSab1 chromosome 2, sHypSab1.hap1, whole genome shotgun sequence genome:
- the LOC132381077 gene encoding uncharacterized protein LOC132381077 — protein MSAQSSIKSTPPSNRGSKPTSSKSTQARAKAEAAKVRLHYAKREAVLKMKLATREAEAAAREAEIQLEMAKISTELQVLQLEREEEAAMAEAKYIEEAEGSRDLTEARSTLERTRLERTSDYVQSQMDRQARLPSPYVFDNFPSYEEPQRVTIASHPYEEGNLPSRLRDEVKNERTDNAPSPPQQDGGEGEVHSRTTIVSSNCTEVCGQTQSSRSCSEICLTEVYPKEAQQDITKCKATDETLGQSVFVQTEDGNKLAQSAQGTISLKPKDTKVFRDEANNGVAPLPFREPRQRSPDNKEQAVKQFTSLRKTQKRKPEMQQRTRLAHEVLCTLMAEVTAIINAQSFLPVSSDPENPFILSPSTLLTQKAGAPPPPGDFSDKDLYTKQWRQVQALANQFWPRWRQKYLPSLQQRRKWTEPRRNLQVEDLVLLRDKQATRNSRPMARITATFPSEDGHVRKIELKTTDQGDVKIYQGPVTEVILLLPND, from the coding sequence atgtcagctcaatccagcatcaagtcgacgccgcccagcaacaggggcagtaaaccgacatcaagtaagtccacacaggcaagagccaaggcagaagccgccaaggtgcgactgcattacgccaaacgagaagcagttttgaaaatgaaactggccaccagagaagccgaagcggccgcccgagaagccgaaatccagttggaaatggcaaaaatatcgacagagttgcaagtgctgcagctagaaagagaagaagaagctgccatggcggaagcaaagtacatagaagaagctgaagggtcgcgtgatctgaccgaagcaagatctactttagaaaggaccagactggaacgcacaagcgactatgtacaatctcaaatggacaggcaggctcgtctcccctctccatacgtattcgataacttccccagctacgaggaacctcagagagtcacgattgcatcacatccatacgaggaaggaaatttaccctcacggctccgtgatgaagtcaagaatgaaagaaccgacaacgctccttcacccccacaacaggacggcggggagggagaggttcactccaggacaacaattgtcagctcgaactgtacagaagtttgcggtcaaactcagtcaagccgttcttgttccgagatctgccttaCTGAGGtataccctaaagaagcacaacaagacattaccaagtgtAAAGCAACCGatgagacgctaggtcagtcagttttcgttcaaaccgaggacggaaacaaacttgcacaatcagctcaaggtaccatttctttaaaacccaaagacaccaaggtcttcagagatgaagcaaataatggggttgccccattgcctttcagagaaccacgccagcgctcaccagataacaaagagcaggcagtcaaacagttcacgtccttacggaaaacccagaaaaggaaacctgagatgcagcaacgcactcgattggcccacgaggtactgtgcaccctaatggcagaggtcacagccattataaacgcacaatcattcctacctgtgtcttctgacccagaaaacccctttatactttcgccatcaacgctccttacgcagaaggcaggagcacctcctccaccaggagacttctcagacaaggatttgtacacaaagcaatggagacaagtccaggctctggcaaatcagttctggccccgctggagacagaaatatctaccctcgttgcaacagagacgaaagtggacagaaccccgaaggaatcttcaagttgaagacttagtcctgctcagggacaagcaagccacccgcaacagcaggccaatggccagaatcactgctacattccctagcgaggatggacatgtcaggaagatcgaattgaagactaccgaccaaggcgatgtgaaaatttaccaa